In the Desulfatirhabdium butyrativorans DSM 18734 genome, TTGTGGAGGGATCGGCGAACATCTGCAAATCGATCATCGCCATGGATCAACTGGGCTGGCGGAAGGCAAGCCGGTAGTCAAAGAAGAGGGAAAGGGGAGAGGGGAGAGGGAAAAGGCGGTTCAAACCATCGAAGGACACGTTACAGGAAAGGAGAAGACCATGAAGCGGAACGTCTGGTTGTGGGTCGTGATGGCAGGTTTGTTCATGGGAATCGGTTCGACGGCATTCGCTGAAACCAAGGTCCGGCTGCAGTGCGTTTACCCGGAAAAGGCGTATGTCGGGCAAAACACCATCTTTTTCGCCGACAGGGTCAAGGAACTTACCGGGGGCGAGGTCAATATCAAGGTTTTCTGGCCGGATCAGCTTGTCAAAACCAATGAAGCCTTCGATGCCATGGCCAAGGGCATGATCGACGCATACGCAGGCAGCATGCTCTATTTCGCCGGATTCGTTCCGGAAGTGAACTGCGAATGGCTGCCCTTCGGCTGGGCCAATCCGAAAGAAGCGCAGGAGCTCTACGAAAAACATGGATGGCTCGACCTGATGCGGCAGGCCACCCTGAAACACGGGGTGCATTACGTGGCGCCGGTCGGCGTGGCCTCGATGGGGCTCATTACGAAGTTTCCGGTTCAGGGGGTGGATGACCTGAAAGGCAAGAAGATCCGGGCCGTCGGCATGGAAGCCAAGATCATCGACGTTCTGGGCGCGTCACCAGTGGCCATTGCAGGGGCGGAGCAGTACATGGCCCTGAAACAGGGAACGGTGGACGGCACCAATTATCCCTTCTACACGATCAACAACTACAAGTTCTACGAAGTGGCCAACCACATCATCCGTCCCGCCCTGTTCTCCCCAGGCATCGTCGAAATCCTGATCAACCAGAAGCTCTACGCATCCCTCAGTGAAAAGAACCGCAAGGCCATCGATCAGGCCGGGTGGGAAACCTTTCTGCGTACGGTGGAACTGAATCCCAAATACGATGAAGAGGCTTACCAGGTCTGCAAGGAAAAGAACGTGGCCATCATCGACCTGAGCCATGAAGTCGTCGATCAGCTTCGCAAGAAAACACTTCCGCTCTGGGAAGAGATTGCATCCAAGAGCGACATATCCGCGAAACTGGTGGCATCGCTCAAAGCCTATCTGAAGGAAAAAGGCATCAAGATTGAATAATCCTTCCTGGCGGGGGCAGTCGGCCCCGTGAATGAGACCGGGAGTCAACCGCTGTTCTTCCGGCTCCTGGCGCCTGTCTTCTGATTTCTGAATGAGGAGGCTATGAAACGGTTCTGGCAAGCGATCGACAAGCTCAACCGGTGGATCGGCAGGGCATGTGCCTGGCTGATCCTGCCGCTTACCCTGATCATCCTGTATGAAGTGGTCAGCCGCTATATCTTCAACGCACCGACCCGCTGGTCGAACGAGATCAGCCAGTATGTTCTCGTAGCCATCGTCATGCTGGGCGGGGCCTACTGCCTGGCGGACAACGAGCATGTGAGCGTGGATATCTTCTATCGGAATTTCACCCAGAAGACGCGGGACATCGTTGACATGCTCACCTGTCTCGTGGTGCTGTGTTTCGTTTGCGCCATGGTATGGAAAGGCGCGGACGCCAGCTACGATGCATTGGTCCAGATGAAGCGCTCCCAGACCATTCTCGAGTTGCCCCTGTTTCCCTCGATGGTGATGGTGCCCATCGGTGCGACGCTCCTGGGCCTGCAAAGTCTCGTTCGCGCGATTCAGGCCTTCGAGCGGTTGCGATCGAAAAGCCGGCCGGCGGGAAAGGGGGCCTGAGATCATGGATACATGGCTTCTGATGCTGATCGTTTTCGCAGCGCTGATCCTGCTGCTCAGCCTCGGCATACCCATCGCCTTCACCCTGTGCGGGATTGCCACAATCGGTATTTTGTGCACCTGGGGGCTCAACGGGTTGCTGCTGCTCTTCAACGATGCGTACGGGGAATCGTCGAATTTTCTGCTCTCGGCCATTCCCCTGTTCATTTTCATGGCCAACATGCTGAAATCGAGCGGGATGGGCGATGACCTCTACGAGGTCGTCTATCGCTGGATGGGGCGTCTTCGGGGAGGACTTGCCGTCGGCACGGTGCTGATCTGCGCGCTGTTTGCGGCCATGGCGGGGGTGAGCTCCGTCGCGACGGTGAGCATGGGATTGATCGCCCTTCCCTCGATGTTGAAAAGGGGTTACCAGAAGGAACTGGCCGTCGGCAGCATTTCGGCGGCCGGTGCATTGGGCATCCTGATTCCGCCTTCCATCATCATGGTCCTGTATGGTGCGACGGCCGAGGTGTCCGTCGGCAAGCTGTTCATCGGAGGGGTTGTTCCGGGCCTTGTCATGTGCGCCCTTTTCGTGGTGTATATCCTGATCCGCTCCTGGCTCAACCCGAAGCTGGCTCCCGGGGTACCTGAAAAATTCGAGCTTTCGGAAAAGCTGGTTGTACTGAAGGGGGTTCTGCTGCCGTTGGGGTTGATCATTCTCGTGCTGGGGGTCATTTATTTCGGGATCTGTACACCGACCGAGGCGGCTGCCGTCGGGGCCTTCGGCGCCATGGGATGCGCACTGGCCTACGGTAAGCTGGACATGAAAACGCTTCGGGAGTCCCTCTGGAGTACGATGAAGACCAACGCCATGATCTTCTGGCTGATCATCGGAGCGACGGCCTTCACCCATTTCCTGGCCTACTCCGAAATTCAGGGTCTCATTCACCAGACGGTGCTATCCCTCGATGTTTCGCCCTGGATGATCCTGATCGCGATCCAGATCATCTATTTCATCCTCGGCATGTTTCTGGATCCGGCCGGCATCCTGATGCTCACCACCCCGATCTTCGTCCCCATCATCACCAAGCTCGGGTTCGATCCCCTGTGGTTTGGCATTCTGTTCGTCGTCAACATGGAAATGGCCTACATCACCCCGCCCTTCGGGTTCAACCTGTTCATCATGAAGGCCATCGTTCCACCGCAAATTCAGATGATGGATATCTATCGCTCGGTGATGCCTTTTGTGGTGCTTCAGGCGCTGTGCCTGATCCTCGTCATGATCTTTCCGCAACTGGCCACGTGGTTGCCGGAGCTGATGGTGGCGCGATAACAGGCGATAGGCGATAGGCAAGGGGCTATGGGTAATGGGTAATGGGCTATGGGCTATAGGTGAGAGAGGATGGACTCGCAAAACGGATCAATCTCCCGCAGATACGGAGCGGTGCCAAGAGAAAACAGGTGCATTCAATCCGTCAATCTCTTTGCGTCCTTGGCGTCTTTGCGTTTCATTTTTCATTTCAGCAACCCCATCCGAGATACGGAGCAACACAGATGACTTCCCTGATCGAACGCAGCAACGAATATGACGGCAAGATCGCCGTGCTGACCTTCAACCACCCACCGGCAAATACATGGAATCTGTCGGCTTTGAATGCCTTTGAGGAAGCGATCGACGCCGTCGAAAAGGATGCGGCCACCCGCGTGCTGGTGCTGACGGGTTCCGGCGCGAAATGTTTTTCGGCGGGTTTTGACGTGACGGATGCGGCCAACTCGCCGATCATCAGCCCGAAGGCCAGAAACCTGTGGCGCCGGATCGACCGGTTGTCCATTCCGACCATTGCGGCCATCAACGGCCATGCGCTGGGCGGAGGACTGGAGCTGGCCCTGTGCTGCCATTTCCGGATAGCCGTCCGGGATCCGAACGTTCAATTGGGGCTCACAGAACTCAACCTGGGCATCATCCCTGGATGGGGCGGCACCCAGCGGCTGCCGCGGGTTGTCGGCCGGGCCCTGTCACTGGAGATGATCCTCTTCAGCAAGCGGGTGTCTCCGGAAGGCGCTCTGGAGATCGGCCTGGTGAACCAGTTGAGTGACCGGGACCGGCTCATGGAGGATGCCTTATCCTTTGCAAGGGAACTTGCCGATCGTCCTCCCATTGCGGTTCGCTGGGTTCTCGATGCCATGAAGGCGGGCCTGTATGAAGGACTCGATGCCGGCTTGGACGTCGAGGCCCAGGGTGCCGCAGCCGTTCGAGATACGCTGGACCGCGAAGAAGGCTTCCGTGCCTTTCTCGAAAAGCGAAAACCGGTTTTTCAGGGTCGATGAAAACCCGACTCTTCTACGGATGGGTCGTGGTGGCAGGCCTCTTCGGTGTCGCCCTGCTCGGGCCGATGGGCCGCTACATCCTGACCTCCCTCTTTCCCTTCATCCTGAAAGACCCCGGATGGTCCAGGGACACCGTGGGACTGGCCTTTACGATCCATTTCTGGGCCTATGCCGGGTTTGCCTTCGCTACCGGGAAGCTTCTCGATCGGATCGGCGGCAGATGGATCATTGCGGCTGGCGGTGGCCTGATGCTGGTTGGGCTGGCCGGCCTGTCCCGGGTAAACCGGATCTGGGAATTCAATCTGCTCTTCGGCGCCGTTCTGGCGGCTGCCGTATCGATGACCCATTTCGTTCCCAATACGGCCATCGTCCGAAAATGGTTCATCCGGCAGGCCGGGCTTGCCACCGGAATCGTCACGGCTGGAACGGTCGTCGGGCTTGCCGTTCTGCCGCCCGTTGTCAGCCGCATGAGCGCCGTTTACGGCTGGCGGACGGCATGCCTTGTCTGCGGGCTTGCGATCGGCGGATCGATTCTCGCCATTGCCTTCGGGCTCATACGCAGCACACCCGAATCGATGGGCCTGCTGCCGGATGGGGAAGCGCCTTGCGATGAATCCGCCAAAACCGCAACCGCAAATGCCGACAGCCACAGGATTGAATCCGAACCACAAGCCGATCTTCCTGTTGAACTGACGCCCGCGCAGGCCTATCGCACCAGCCGCTTCTGGTATTTCTTCCTGGTCTATGCCATTACGGGCATTCCGCTTCAAGGGATACTCAGCCACATCATCGTCTGGGCCGTTGAAGAGGGCGTATCCGTCGCGCACTCCGGCTGGGTGATGGCTGCCCTGACACTGCCTTCGCTTCCGATCCGGGTTTTGGCGGGCCGTCTGGGGGATCGTTTCGGAAAGCGGCGGGTATTGCTGCTGACAAACGGCGCCACAGCCATCATGTGGTTCATCGGATACTTTGTCATTCACGGAAATGTTTCTTTCTTTGTCTTCGTTACCCTGCTTGGCTTTGTCTACAGCGCACCTTTTTCGCTGTATACGCCGTTTCTCGGGGATCTCTTCGGCCGGGTTGCGGTCGGCACCCTGATGGGGGCCATCACGCTGGGACATGGGGTCATCGGAGGCGTAGGACCCTATCTCTGGGGATGGATTGCGGACCGTACCGGCTCCTACGGCCTGAACTGCATCGTTTCCGGCGTCTGCTACGCGCTGGTGACCTGTCTGCTCGGGAAGATCCGGGAGCATCGAGTGGAGGCGTCATGAAACACGCGTTCTCGCCCGTCACGATCGGGCAGCTTGATCTGAAAAACCGTTTCGTTCGCTCGGCCACCTATGACGGCATGGCCGAGCGAAGCGGCATGGTTTCGGAGGCCCAGATCGCGCTCTACCGGAAGCTGGCCGAAGGCGAAATTGGCCTCATCGTTACGGGAATCGCAAGCGTTCATCCAACGGGAAGGATTTCGGCATTCCAGAACCGCATCGATGGCGATGACACCTTGCCGGGGTGGCGGCGCCTGGCCCAAACCGTTCATGGGCACGGCGGCAAAATCGCCGTTCAACTCTTTCACGGCGGCCGGGAATCGTGGATCTATCAGAAGGCCAAGCGATCGATGGCCGTCGCGCCTTCGGTCGTTCTGAACGATCCCTATTGCGATGCCGAATACCGGGAGATACGGGAAGCGGAAATCCTGGAACTGGTCGGGGCCTTTGCCGGGGCTGCCGCAAGGGCCCGTGAGGCCGGATGCGATGCCGTGCAGTTGCATGCCGCCCATGCCTATCTCTTCAGCCAGTTTCTATCCCCTGCAGCCAATCTGCGGTCCGATCACTGGGGAGGGAATTTCGATGCCCGACTGCGCTTTCTCGAAGAAGTCTACCGGGCCGTCCGGAAAAGCGTTGGTCCGGATTATCCCGTTCTGGTCAAACTCGGGGTTGCGGATGGCTTTTCCGGAGGGCTGGATTTCACCGAAGGCAGGGAGGCTGCCATCCGGTGCGCCCGGTTGGGTTTTGACGCCATCGAGGTCAGTCAGGGACTGAGGGGGAAACGCTATGCGGAAACCGAATTTCGATGCGGCATCCGGAAGCGGGAAGACGAGGGATATTTCCGGCAATGGGCCCGGGAGATTCATGCTGCCGTATCGGTTCCGGTCATCATGGTCGGCGGCATTCGAAGTCCCGAGTTTGCAGAAGAAGTCATCGAACGCCGGGAAACGGACCTCGTTGCGATCAGCCGGCCCCTCGTTCAAGAGCCCGATCTCATCGCCCGCTGGCAATCGGGCGACCTGCGCCCGGCAACCTGCATTTCCTGCAACCGCTGTTTCGACGCCATCCTGAAAGGCGACGCGCTGCATTGCGCCATGGAAAAAGAGACTTCCGTTCCTGCTCCTTGAAGCACCCTGCAAGGAAATTTTCACCGTTGCCGTTTGACGGCAGTGTTCATTTTTTTCGCTTGATCTTCCCGCAAAATTCTTTCAGAAAAAACCATCTCGTGAGCCTCATCCTTTTCCTCCACAGCGATGAACGATTCAGGAGACTTCGAATCGAATGATATCTCATGACCATCATTTCAAGAATCTGTTTCTGGATTTTCCGGAACATGCGTTGCAATGGCTCCAGCCGGAAGCCATGATCCTGTATGGAAAGCTGGAAATGATTACCTTCATTCGCCAGGAGCCCGGAAAACATCGCTTCTCCGATCGGGGACTCGTTCTGGATATGCCGATTCTGTTCAGTTTCCAGAAGGGCTCCTTGCTCCTGTGGATCGTTGAATTTCAGGAAGAACGGAAGAGCTTTTCCATTTATCGGCTCCTGCGTTATGCCACAGACATGATGGAACAGTTTCCGGATGCCGTTGTCATACCGACTGTCCTGTTCACATCTCGAAGGCGCTGGCACAAGGATGTGGTCCGGCATCTCGAAAGCCGGTTTGGAAACAGGCTCTATCTGCATTTCGAATACCAGCTCGTCAGAATAATTGATTATCGGGCAAGAGATCATTATGATACAACCAATCCCTTGCTGCGCATTCTGCTTCCTAAAATGGACTATGCAAAGCAGGAACGGATCGAAGTCATCTGCCGGGCCTACAAGGGGTTGTTCGATTTGGCGGACCGGCGGCTTTTCGATAAATACGTCGATTTTATCGATGTGTATGCTGAGGTCACAAAAGAGGAACAGGTGGTAATCTATCAAGAACTCAGCAACCGGGAGGAAACGGCCATGTTGGCGCAATACATTCGGAACAAGGGGTATGAGGAAGGGATTCAGCAGGGAGTTCAACAAGGGGTTCAACAGGGGTTGGAACAAGGGCTGCGTGAAGGAGCAAGGCAGGAAAAGGTGGCGATTTTGAAACGC is a window encoding:
- a CDS encoding TRAP transporter large permease, which encodes MDTWLLMLIVFAALILLLSLGIPIAFTLCGIATIGILCTWGLNGLLLLFNDAYGESSNFLLSAIPLFIFMANMLKSSGMGDDLYEVVYRWMGRLRGGLAVGTVLICALFAAMAGVSSVATVSMGLIALPSMLKRGYQKELAVGSISAAGALGILIPPSIIMVLYGATAEVSVGKLFIGGVVPGLVMCALFVVYILIRSWLNPKLAPGVPEKFELSEKLVVLKGVLLPLGLIILVLGVIYFGICTPTEAAAVGAFGAMGCALAYGKLDMKTLRESLWSTMKTNAMIFWLIIGATAFTHFLAYSEIQGLIHQTVLSLDVSPWMILIAIQIIYFILGMFLDPAGILMLTTPIFVPIITKLGFDPLWFGILFVVNMEMAYITPPFGFNLFIMKAIVPPQIQMMDIYRSVMPFVVLQALCLILVMIFPQLATWLPELMVAR
- a CDS encoding TRAP transporter small permease subunit; translation: MKRFWQAIDKLNRWIGRACAWLILPLTLIILYEVVSRYIFNAPTRWSNEISQYVLVAIVMLGGAYCLADNEHVSVDIFYRNFTQKTRDIVDMLTCLVVLCFVCAMVWKGADASYDALVQMKRSQTILELPLFPSMVMVPIGATLLGLQSLVRAIQAFERLRSKSRPAGKGA
- a CDS encoding MFS transporter; the encoded protein is MKTRLFYGWVVVAGLFGVALLGPMGRYILTSLFPFILKDPGWSRDTVGLAFTIHFWAYAGFAFATGKLLDRIGGRWIIAAGGGLMLVGLAGLSRVNRIWEFNLLFGAVLAAAVSMTHFVPNTAIVRKWFIRQAGLATGIVTAGTVVGLAVLPPVVSRMSAVYGWRTACLVCGLAIGGSILAIAFGLIRSTPESMGLLPDGEAPCDESAKTATANADSHRIESEPQADLPVELTPAQAYRTSRFWYFFLVYAITGIPLQGILSHIIVWAVEEGVSVAHSGWVMAALTLPSLPIRVLAGRLGDRFGKRRVLLLTNGATAIMWFIGYFVIHGNVSFFVFVTLLGFVYSAPFSLYTPFLGDLFGRVAVGTLMGAITLGHGVIGGVGPYLWGWIADRTGSYGLNCIVSGVCYALVTCLLGKIREHRVEAS
- a CDS encoding DUF4351 domain-containing protein, with amino-acid sequence MISHDHHFKNLFLDFPEHALQWLQPEAMILYGKLEMITFIRQEPGKHRFSDRGLVLDMPILFSFQKGSLLLWIVEFQEERKSFSIYRLLRYATDMMEQFPDAVVIPTVLFTSRRRWHKDVVRHLESRFGNRLYLHFEYQLVRIIDYRARDHYDTTNPLLRILLPKMDYAKQERIEVICRAYKGLFDLADRRLFDKYVDFIDVYAEVTKEEQVVIYQELSNREETAMLAQYIRNKGYEEGIQQGVQQGVQQGLEQGLREGARQEKVAILKRLLQRKFGSLPAWVDERVQGASNDRLDAWTESVLEATSIGDLLSD
- a CDS encoding TRAP transporter substrate-binding protein; translation: MKRNVWLWVVMAGLFMGIGSTAFAETKVRLQCVYPEKAYVGQNTIFFADRVKELTGGEVNIKVFWPDQLVKTNEAFDAMAKGMIDAYAGSMLYFAGFVPEVNCEWLPFGWANPKEAQELYEKHGWLDLMRQATLKHGVHYVAPVGVASMGLITKFPVQGVDDLKGKKIRAVGMEAKIIDVLGASPVAIAGAEQYMALKQGTVDGTNYPFYTINNYKFYEVANHIIRPALFSPGIVEILINQKLYASLSEKNRKAIDQAGWETFLRTVELNPKYDEEAYQVCKEKNVAIIDLSHEVVDQLRKKTLPLWEEIASKSDISAKLVASLKAYLKEKGIKIE
- a CDS encoding NADH:flavin oxidoreductase, with amino-acid sequence MKHAFSPVTIGQLDLKNRFVRSATYDGMAERSGMVSEAQIALYRKLAEGEIGLIVTGIASVHPTGRISAFQNRIDGDDTLPGWRRLAQTVHGHGGKIAVQLFHGGRESWIYQKAKRSMAVAPSVVLNDPYCDAEYREIREAEILELVGAFAGAAARAREAGCDAVQLHAAHAYLFSQFLSPAANLRSDHWGGNFDARLRFLEEVYRAVRKSVGPDYPVLVKLGVADGFSGGLDFTEGREAAIRCARLGFDAIEVSQGLRGKRYAETEFRCGIRKREDEGYFRQWAREIHAAVSVPVIMVGGIRSPEFAEEVIERRETDLVAISRPLVQEPDLIARWQSGDLRPATCISCNRCFDAILKGDALHCAMEKETSVPAP
- a CDS encoding enoyl-CoA hydratase-related protein, which encodes MTSLIERSNEYDGKIAVLTFNHPPANTWNLSALNAFEEAIDAVEKDAATRVLVLTGSGAKCFSAGFDVTDAANSPIISPKARNLWRRIDRLSIPTIAAINGHALGGGLELALCCHFRIAVRDPNVQLGLTELNLGIIPGWGGTQRLPRVVGRALSLEMILFSKRVSPEGALEIGLVNQLSDRDRLMEDALSFARELADRPPIAVRWVLDAMKAGLYEGLDAGLDVEAQGAAAVRDTLDREEGFRAFLEKRKPVFQGR